From a single Bacteroidota bacterium genomic region:
- a CDS encoding MFS transporter: MKLGLKENIGQFLLLILVNAFVGGMVGLERSILPQIAEAEFHIAASTAVLSFIVVFGLVKALTNYFTGALANRLGRKNLLVIGWLFALPVPWILMQANDWNWIVAANVLLGINQGLAWSSTVVMKIDLVGEKNRGLAMGLNEFAGYLSVAIVAFLTGWIASEFGLRPYPFYLGIGLSLAGLLVSWIWVRDTRGHVAMETASNGIPRLKHVFWDTLVRDRNLSSVTQAGLVNNLNDGMVWGLFPILLANKHFQLAEIGLVTAIYPAVWGIGQLVTGKMSDHFCKKSLLFWGMLLQGLTLLGMAFATTLGHFIVLSAMLGWGTAMVYPTFLATIAENTHPMDRAQSLGVFRFWRDLGYAIGAILTGLVADALGIQASILLVGLLTVASAVVIDRRMRCRTDSPKLMDWIWKKDKKKDGNEMVSCRSHR, encoded by the coding sequence ATGAAACTCGGACTCAAGGAAAATATTGGTCAATTTTTGCTGCTGATTCTGGTGAATGCCTTTGTCGGCGGCATGGTCGGCTTGGAGCGTTCGATTTTGCCACAAATCGCCGAGGCCGAATTCCATATCGCGGCAAGCACGGCGGTTTTGTCGTTTATCGTTGTCTTTGGTTTGGTCAAAGCGCTGACGAATTATTTTACCGGCGCCCTCGCCAACCGGCTGGGCCGCAAGAACTTGCTGGTCATCGGATGGCTGTTTGCCCTGCCCGTTCCGTGGATTTTGATGCAGGCCAATGACTGGAATTGGATCGTCGCCGCGAATGTTTTGCTGGGCATCAACCAAGGATTGGCTTGGTCGAGCACCGTCGTGATGAAAATCGACCTCGTCGGCGAAAAGAACCGCGGTTTGGCCATGGGGCTCAATGAATTCGCAGGTTATCTCTCTGTCGCCATCGTGGCCTTTTTGACAGGATGGATTGCCAGCGAATTTGGCCTTCGACCTTATCCATTTTACCTCGGAATCGGTCTTTCCCTTGCTGGATTGCTGGTTTCCTGGATCTGGGTGCGCGATACACGGGGACATGTGGCAATGGAAACTGCTTCGAATGGCATTCCCCGATTGAAGCATGTTTTTTGGGACACCCTCGTCCGCGACCGCAATTTGAGTTCGGTGACGCAAGCCGGCTTGGTCAACAACCTCAACGATGGCATGGTTTGGGGATTGTTTCCCATTCTGCTGGCCAACAAACACTTCCAACTCGCTGAAATCGGATTGGTCACCGCGATTTATCCGGCAGTTTGGGGCATCGGGCAATTGGTGACGGGCAAAATGTCGGACCATTTCTGCAAAAAGAGTTTGCTGTTTTGGGGAATGCTCCTGCAGGGATTGACCCTGCTGGGAATGGCTTTTGCAACTACCTTAGGGCATTTTATCGTGCTTTCGGCGATGTTGGGTTGGGGAACGGCGATGGTGTATCCGACATTTTTGGCAACGATCGCCGAGAATACGCATCCGATGGACCGGGCACAAAGTCTGGGTGTTTTCCGTTTTTGGCGCGATTTGGGCTATGCGATCGGGGCCATTCTCACGGGTTTGGTGGCGGATGCCTTGGGCATTCAAGCGTCCATTTTGCTTGTGGGATTGCTGACGGTGGCTTCGGCAGTGGTGATCGACCGGAGGATGCGTTGTCGCACGGATTCGCCCAAGTTGATGGATTGGATTTGGAAAAAAGACAAGAAAAAGGATGGAAACGAAATGGTGAGTTGCCGAAGCCACAGGTGA
- a CDS encoding metalloregulator ArsR/SmtB family transcription factor codes for MSTNTYKERIYQEFSRVALALAHPKRLELMDLLSQRAFGVEELSREIGMSIASTSQHLQVLKSARIVSTRRQGNFIYYSIADESILRLLADVKEVAHRQFAEIDRILQDFKQEKELLDCLTLDAFLQKSRSEEVVLLDVRPADEFAAGHIPGAISMPVEQLPARLAELPRDSSIVAYCRGPLCVMAADAVKILRENAYQAQRLEDGVVEWKLSLPENHNN; via the coding sequence ATGTCCACCAACACATATAAAGAACGCATTTACCAAGAGTTTTCACGGGTCGCCTTGGCTTTGGCGCATCCTAAGCGGTTGGAATTGATGGACTTGCTTTCGCAGCGTGCTTTTGGCGTCGAAGAATTGTCGCGCGAAATCGGCATGTCCATCGCGAGCACCTCGCAGCATTTGCAGGTGCTCAAGTCAGCGCGCATCGTGTCCACGCGCCGCCAAGGCAACTTCATTTACTACAGCATCGCCGACGAAAGCATCCTCCGTTTGCTTGCCGATGTCAAGGAAGTCGCGCACCGTCAATTCGCAGAAATCGACCGCATTCTCCAGGACTTCAAGCAAGAAAAGGAACTGCTCGACTGCTTGACCTTGGACGCGTTTCTGCAGAAATCACGTTCAGAGGAAGTTGTTTTGCTCGACGTGCGGCCTGCCGACGAATTTGCGGCGGGGCATATTCCCGGGGCGATTTCGATGCCGGTCGAGCAACTGCCCGCAAGGCTCGCCGAATTGCCGCGTGATTCCTCGATCGTGGCGTATTGCCGCGGGCCGCTTTGTGTGATGGCGGCGGATGCGGTGAAGATTCTCCGCGAAAATGCCTATCAAGCGCAACGATTGGAGGACGGTGTCGTCGAATGGAAATTGAGTTTGCCTGAAAATCACAACAACTAA